The following coding sequences lie in one Calditerricola satsumensis genomic window:
- a CDS encoding UDP-N-acetylmuramoyl-tripeptide--D-alanyl-D-alanine ligase, whose protein sequence is MYPLRLRQIATLLQGKILRGDPDLVLTHVYYRRGRHINNRTLFFFYDSRGRKRPDLHDLSPGAVVTSRALLPHVPARLPVIVVDNPFRALWKLARWQRNRLTLPVVGITGSAGKSTTTAMTAAILNRVYPTLHTVGNLNTTYWYPFQILRVSPRHRFLVLEMGMNRLGDIRQHSRAARPCIAVITNIGEAHVGNLGNDLDNVVRAKQEILEGLSPNGTLVLNADDERSRRIDTRKVRGRVVTFGIKNPADYRAKDVRYTLTGMRFTVTLRGKSHTFDLPVFGEHMVYNALAAIAVADLLGVSPAAMRAGLRRFRPPKMRLQMIRGKQGRLLINDAYNANPSAMIAGLSILPHLPHRGKRIAVLGDMKELGALTHAGHARVGRYIAAHRPVDVLVTVGRYGRIIAEAARERGFGAVHAFTTRDEALRFLLKTPPGCVLYFKASRRLRFERLLRPLRQTER, encoded by the coding sequence TTGTACCCGCTCCGACTGCGGCAAATTGCGACCTTGCTCCAGGGCAAAATCCTTCGCGGCGATCCCGACCTCGTCCTGACCCACGTCTATTATCGGCGCGGCCGGCACATCAACAACCGCACCCTTTTTTTCTTCTATGACAGCCGCGGGCGAAAACGCCCCGACCTGCACGACCTATCCCCGGGCGCGGTGGTCACGTCGCGCGCGCTCTTGCCCCACGTCCCCGCTCGGCTGCCCGTCATTGTCGTCGACAACCCTTTTCGCGCCCTCTGGAAGCTGGCACGCTGGCAGCGCAACCGGCTTACCCTCCCCGTCGTAGGCATCACCGGCAGCGCCGGCAAGTCGACCACCACGGCGATGACGGCCGCCATCTTGAACCGCGTCTACCCGACGCTGCACACCGTCGGCAACTTGAACACCACATATTGGTATCCGTTTCAGATCCTGCGCGTCTCCCCCCGCCACCGCTTCCTTGTGCTGGAGATGGGCATGAACCGCTTGGGCGACATTCGCCAGCATTCCCGTGCGGCAAGACCCTGTATTGCCGTGATCACCAACATCGGGGAAGCCCACGTCGGCAACCTTGGCAACGACTTGGACAACGTGGTCCGCGCCAAACAGGAAATCCTCGAAGGTCTGTCCCCGAACGGCACCCTCGTGCTCAACGCCGACGACGAGCGGTCGCGCCGCATCGACACGCGCAAGGTGCGCGGGCGTGTCGTCACCTTCGGCATCAAGAACCCGGCCGACTACCGGGCCAAAGACGTGCGCTACACGCTGACCGGGATGCGCTTTACCGTCACGTTGCGCGGCAAAAGCCACACCTTCGACTTGCCCGTCTTTGGCGAACACATGGTCTACAACGCCCTCGCCGCCATTGCCGTCGCCGACCTCCTGGGCGTCTCCCCCGCAGCCATGCGCGCGGGACTGCGCCGCTTTCGTCCACCCAAAATGCGCCTGCAGATGATCCGCGGCAAGCAGGGGCGGCTGCTCATCAACGACGCCTACAACGCCAACCCGTCGGCGATGATCGCCGGGCTGTCGATCCTCCCGCACCTTCCGCACCGGGGCAAGCGCATCGCCGTCCTCGGCGACATGAAGGAACTGGGTGCCCTCACCCACGCGGGACACGCGCGCGTCGGCCGCTACATCGCCGCGCATCGGCCCGTCGACGTCCTCGTAACGGTGGGCCGCTACGGCCGCATCATCGCCGAAGCCGCCCGCGAACGGGGTTTTGGCGCCGTGCATGCCTTCACCACGCGTGACGAGGCGCTCCGGTTCTTGCTCAAGACACCACCGGGCTGTGTGCTGTACTTCAAGGCATCGCGCCGGCTCCGTTTTGAGCGCCTGCTGCGCCCGCTGCGCCAAACGGAACGCTAA
- the argS gene encoding arginine--tRNA ligase gives MYATEQVKARLAAELRRAALAALGIEENALPEIQLEVPRDKAHGDYATNLAMQLTRVAKRPPRQIAEAIVDRFDRASCGVKRVEVAGPGFINLFLDSSYLADAVREVLTMGETYGKTDVGRGQKVQVEFVSANPTGSLHVGHARGAALGDALCNLLEMAGYDVTREYYINDAGNQIVKLAQSIEIRYRQALGEDVPMIPDGYHGEDIVEFGRELAREHGDALLKLPEEERLAFFRRYGLEKEMAKIKRDLADFGVRFDVWYSETSLYESGKVEAILKELAARGHTYEKDGAVWFRSTAFGDDKDRVLVKSDGTYTYLTPDIAYHDDKFKRGFDKVINIWGADHHGYIPRMKAAMAALGYDPERLIVLINQIVRLYQNGEEVRMSKRTGKAVTLRELMDEVGVDAMRYFLTSRSPDTHLDFDLDLAVAQSNENPVYYVQYAHARICSVFRQAAEQGLALADPPTGLDRLTDEKEVDLMKKLAAFPEEIAAAAQALEPHRIVRYVYDLAALFHSYYNAERILTDDAELTQGRLALAKAVQIVLKNGLRLIGVSAPERM, from the coding sequence ATGTACGCAACCGAACAGGTGAAGGCGCGGCTGGCCGCGGAGCTGAGGCGGGCGGCGCTGGCCGCGCTGGGCATCGAGGAAAACGCCTTGCCGGAGATCCAGCTGGAGGTGCCGCGGGACAAGGCCCACGGCGATTACGCGACGAACCTGGCCATGCAGCTCACCCGCGTGGCCAAACGGCCGCCGCGGCAGATCGCCGAGGCCATTGTCGACCGCTTTGATCGCGCATCATGCGGCGTGAAGCGGGTGGAGGTGGCCGGCCCCGGTTTCATCAACCTGTTTTTGGATAGCTCCTACCTGGCCGACGCGGTGCGCGAAGTGTTGACCATGGGCGAGACCTACGGGAAGACGGACGTCGGCCGCGGGCAGAAGGTGCAGGTGGAGTTTGTCAGCGCCAACCCCACCGGCAGCCTCCACGTCGGCCACGCGCGGGGAGCAGCGCTGGGCGACGCGCTGTGCAACCTGCTGGAGATGGCCGGCTATGACGTGACGCGCGAGTACTACATCAACGACGCCGGTAACCAGATCGTCAAGCTGGCCCAGTCAATCGAGATCCGCTACCGCCAGGCCCTCGGCGAAGACGTGCCGATGATCCCCGACGGCTACCACGGCGAGGACATTGTCGAATTCGGGCGGGAGCTGGCGCGCGAGCACGGCGACGCGTTGCTCAAGCTGCCGGAGGAGGAGCGGCTGGCCTTCTTCCGCCGCTACGGCCTGGAGAAGGAAATGGCCAAGATCAAGCGCGACCTGGCCGACTTCGGCGTGCGCTTCGACGTGTGGTACAGCGAGACGTCGCTGTACGAATCGGGCAAGGTGGAAGCCATTTTGAAGGAGCTGGCCGCCCGCGGTCACACCTACGAGAAGGATGGTGCGGTGTGGTTCCGCTCCACGGCCTTTGGCGACGACAAGGACCGCGTCCTGGTGAAGAGCGACGGCACGTACACGTATCTGACGCCGGACATTGCTTACCACGACGACAAATTCAAGCGCGGCTTCGACAAGGTCATCAACATTTGGGGCGCCGACCACCACGGGTACATTCCGCGCATGAAAGCGGCGATGGCCGCCCTCGGCTATGATCCGGAGCGGCTCATCGTCCTCATCAACCAGATCGTCCGCCTGTACCAGAACGGCGAAGAGGTGCGCATGTCCAAGCGCACCGGCAAGGCGGTCACCCTGCGCGAGCTGATGGACGAGGTTGGCGTCGACGCCATGCGCTACTTCCTCACTTCGCGCAGCCCGGACACGCACCTCGATTTCGACCTCGACCTGGCCGTGGCCCAATCCAACGAGAACCCGGTTTATTACGTCCAGTATGCCCACGCCCGCATCTGCAGCGTGTTCCGCCAGGCGGCCGAACAGGGCCTTGCCCTCGCCGATCCGCCGACGGGGCTGGACCGCCTGACGGACGAAAAGGAAGTCGATCTGATGAAGAAGCTGGCCGCGTTCCCCGAGGAGATCGCCGCGGCGGCCCAAGCGCTCGAGCCCCATCGCATTGTCCGGTACGTCTACGACCTGGCGGCGCTCTTCCACAGCTACTACAATGCCGAGCGCATCCTCACCGATGACGCCGAGCTGACGCAGGGACGGCTGGCCTTGGCCAAGGCGGTGCAAATTGTCTTGAAAAACGGCCTGCGCCTTATCGGCGTGTCGGCGCCAGAGCGGATGTAA
- a CDS encoding DUF1934 domain-containing protein: MDRGRPVRIEVATVADGQREAFVYTGVLYRRPEGWYIRYDEEQDDGRVSTTLKVQPNRVVLLRRGARTMEQAFVPGAVTPGTFGTPYGRFALTTHTRTVDVEETQEPSGLVVRIAYAWTLGGEPMGERRLTVIVKEGDARPCTQPNR, encoded by the coding sequence ATGGACAGGGGACGCCCGGTGCGCATCGAAGTGGCGACGGTGGCGGACGGGCAGCGGGAGGCCTTCGTGTATACGGGCGTTCTGTACCGGCGCCCGGAAGGCTGGTACATCCGCTACGACGAGGAGCAGGACGACGGGCGTGTGTCCACCACCCTCAAGGTGCAGCCGAACCGCGTGGTGCTCTTGCGCCGCGGCGCGCGGACGATGGAGCAGGCCTTCGTTCCCGGCGCGGTGACGCCGGGGACGTTCGGCACGCCGTACGGACGCTTTGCCCTGACGACGCACACCCGCACGGTTGACGTGGAGGAAACGCAGGAGCCCTCTGGCTTGGTGGTCCGCATCGCCTACGCGTGGACGCTGGGCGGAGAGCCGATGGGCGAACGACGATTGACCGTCATCGTAAAGGAGGGAGATGCGCGCCCATGTACGCAACCGAACAGGTGA
- the speB gene encoding agmatinase, whose protein sequence is MRFDEAYSGKVFIASRASYAEARAVIYGMPMDWTVSFRPGSRFGPARIREASVGLEEYSPYLDRHLDEVAYFDAGDIPLPFGNAARSLERIRDAVRKFLADGKFPLGLGGEHLCSWPVIQAVHEAYPDVVLVHIDAHADLRTEYEGEELSHATPIRKAVDLLGGGRVYSFGVRSGTREEFAFAREHMHFYPFEVLEPVKRVLPELAGRPVYVTIDIDVLDPAFAPGTGTAESGGITSRELLKTIHAIARSDVRVVGADIVEVAPVYDPTEQTPIVAAKLVREILLGWVK, encoded by the coding sequence ATGCGGTTTGACGAAGCCTATTCGGGCAAGGTGTTCATTGCCAGCCGCGCCAGCTATGCCGAGGCGCGCGCCGTGATCTATGGCATGCCGATGGACTGGACGGTCAGCTTTCGGCCGGGGTCGCGCTTCGGCCCGGCGCGCATCCGCGAGGCGTCGGTCGGGCTCGAGGAATACAGCCCGTACCTCGATCGGCACCTGGACGAGGTGGCTTACTTTGACGCGGGGGACATTCCGCTGCCCTTCGGCAACGCCGCGCGGAGCCTCGAACGCATCCGTGACGCCGTGCGAAAGTTCCTTGCGGATGGCAAGTTTCCCCTCGGCCTCGGCGGGGAGCACCTCTGCTCCTGGCCGGTGATCCAGGCCGTTCACGAGGCGTACCCCGACGTGGTGCTCGTGCACATCGACGCCCACGCCGACCTGCGCACGGAATACGAAGGCGAGGAGCTGTCCCACGCCACGCCGATTCGCAAGGCCGTCGACCTGTTGGGCGGCGGTCGCGTCTATTCCTTCGGCGTCCGCTCGGGCACGCGGGAGGAGTTCGCCTTTGCCCGCGAGCACATGCACTTCTACCCCTTTGAGGTGCTGGAGCCGGTCAAGCGGGTGCTGCCGGAACTGGCGGGACGCCCGGTCTACGTGACGATCGACATCGACGTCCTCGATCCGGCCTTCGCGCCGGGCACGGGCACGGCCGAATCCGGCGGCATCACGTCGCGCGAGCTGCTTAAGACGATCCACGCCATCGCCCGTTCCGACGTGCGCGTGGTGGGCGCCGACATCGTCGAGGTGGCCCCGGTGTACGACCCGACGGAACAGACGCCGATCGTGGCCGCCAAGCTGGTGCGCGAGATCCTGCTCGGCTGGGTGAAGTGA
- the speE gene encoding polyamine aminopropyltransferase, whose amino-acid sequence MELWYTEKQTANHGITTKINRTLHTEQTPYQRLDVIETKQFGNMLVLDGMVMTTDVDEFVYHEMIVHVAMNTHPNPRHVLVVGGGDGGAIREILKHPSVEKATLVEIDGAVIAASKRFFPAIAGKLDDPRVEVRIEDGIQHIAESRNRYDVILVDSTEPVGPAVGLFEKGFYQGIFEALREDGLFVAQTESPWFNADLIRRVFRDVKSLFPITRLYLASIPTYPSGLWSFTLGSKRYDPLEVDEAKIRAVDTKYYTPALHRAAFSLPKFVADLTQDGE is encoded by the coding sequence ATGGAATTGTGGTATACGGAAAAGCAGACGGCAAATCACGGCATCACCACGAAGATCAACCGCACGTTGCACACCGAACAGACGCCGTACCAGCGGCTGGACGTAATTGAGACGAAGCAGTTTGGCAACATGCTCGTCCTCGACGGCATGGTGATGACCACCGACGTGGACGAGTTCGTCTACCACGAGATGATCGTGCACGTGGCGATGAACACCCACCCGAATCCCCGCCACGTGTTGGTCGTCGGCGGGGGCGACGGCGGGGCGATCCGCGAAATCCTGAAGCATCCTTCGGTGGAGAAAGCCACGCTGGTGGAGATCGACGGCGCCGTCATCGCGGCGTCGAAGCGCTTTTTCCCCGCCATCGCCGGCAAGCTGGACGATCCGCGCGTCGAGGTGCGCATCGAGGACGGCATCCAGCACATCGCGGAAAGCCGCAACCGCTACGACGTGATTCTGGTCGATTCCACCGAACCGGTCGGGCCGGCCGTCGGGTTGTTTGAAAAAGGGTTTTATCAGGGCATCTTTGAGGCGCTCCGGGAAGACGGCCTGTTCGTGGCCCAAACCGAGTCGCCGTGGTTCAACGCTGATCTCATTCGCCGCGTGTTCCGAGACGTCAAGAGCCTTTTCCCCATCACGCGGCTGTATTTGGCCAGCATTCCGACGTACCCGAGCGGGTTGTGGAGCTTCACCCTCGGCTCCAAGCGCTACGATCCGCTCGAGGTCGATGAGGCCAAGATCCGCGCCGTCGACACGAAGTATTACACGCCTGCGCTGCACCGCGCCGCCTTCAGCCTGCCCAAGTTTGTCGCCGACCTGACGCAGGACGGCGAGTAA